The following coding sequences lie in one Phragmites australis chromosome 8, lpPhrAust1.1, whole genome shotgun sequence genomic window:
- the LOC133926849 gene encoding nuclear intron maturase 1, mitochondrial → MPPRAALRRLLPTHLHPVARRAPRPPPPPTDEGPLPDPYALLVHDPIDLLSSLWRRAFAHPLPSPFPNLSGYASRLDLWLLSYQRACAHATGTFPPRQAVPLPTLHSLLRLRAAALRRHPAFPWGASTHLLLHSPADPPSTVPVSRRKLAARFADAPPPFQDRVVQELLLLLLEPVFEPRFSPKSHAFRPRRGPHTAIRSVRSRFAAYLWFVSADLTAVVDGLSPDTILSCVQKAVSDRKVLSLLKSALNTPVRPGSVPPPEKDIDGLAKKRLKRKVLRKSRKKKVLNENEPKPDPYWLRLFFGFGPEQAQHVPSYGHCGIISPLLANVCLNELDWWMEERINDYFCPSKHDSIWKEAGDEGCHNPAWPEFVPSSGKDKTRKMDYLRFGSHVLIGIRGPREDAVEIRRYLMEFCEKTFGLRPENSVVEIEHITRGIEFLDHVIARRVIYPTLRYTASGGNIVSEKGVGTLLSVTASLQRCIRHFRKLELVKGDRDPEPLPCSPMLYSGQAHTNSQMNKFLETMADWYRYADNRKKIVGFCAYVIRSSLAKLYAARYRLKSRAKVYKIASRDLSRPLRESTRNDAPEYSDLLRMGLVDFIEGVQFARMSSIPSCDYTPFPRNWVPHHELVLREYIKLQDPKFFCELHKTIKRQEINSPQDDVSRMVWYYKVYGVYDDKRSLTKAKELRNDEVVNGNKQLLLDT, encoded by the coding sequence ATGCCGCCGCGCGCGGCGCTCCGCCGCCTCCTACCCACCCACCTCCATCCCGTCGCTCGCCGCGCCCCCcgtccgccgcctccaccgacCGACGAGGGCCCCCTCCCCGACCCGTATGCGCTCCTCGTCCACGACCCCATcgacctcctctcctccctgtGGCGCCGCGCGTTCGCGCACCCGCTACCGTCCCCCTTCCCCAACCTCTCCGGCTACGCCTCCCGCCTCGACCTCTGGCTCCTCTCCTACCAGCGCGCCTGCGCCCACGCCACGGGCACCTTCCCGCCGCGCCAGGCCGTTCCGCTCCCCACCCTCCactccctcctccgcctccgcgccgccgcaCTCCGCCGCCACCCCGCCTTCCCCTGGGGCGCCTccacccacctcctcctccactcccCCGCCGACCCGCCCTCCACCGTACCCGTCTCCCGCCGCAAGCTCGCCGCCCGATTCGCCGACGCGCCGCCCCCGTTCCAGGACCGTGTCGTCcaggagctcctcctcctcctccttgagccCGTCTTCGAGCCGCGCTTCTCTCCCAAGTCCCATGCGTTCCGCCCCCGTCGCGGGCCCCACACCGCCATCCGCTCTGTCCGCTCCCGCTTCGCCGCCTACCTTTGGTTCGTCTCCGCCGACCTCACTGCTGTGGTCGACGGACTCTCGCCGGACACCATCCTGTCATGCGTCCAGAAGGCTGTATCCGACCGCAAGGTGCTCTCATTGCTCAAGTCGGCGCTCAACACCCCTGTCCGGCCTGGGTCTGTTCCGCCACCGGAGAAGGACATCGATGGGCTGGCCAAGAAGAGGCTGAAAAGGAAGGTGCTCAGGAAGAGTAGGAAGAAGAAGGTGCTTAACGAGAATGAGCCCAAGCCTGACCCATATTGGTTGAGGCTGTTCTTTGGATTTGGGCCGGAACAGGCGCAACATGTGCCAAGTTATGGGCATTGTGGGATTATTAGCCCTTTGCTCGCCAATGTGTGCCTTAACGAGCTGGATTGGTGGATGGAGGAGAGGATTAATGATTACTTTTGCCCGTCCAAGCATGATTCGATTTGGAAGGAGGCGGGTGATGAGGGATGCCACAATCCTGCGTGGCCTGAGTTTGTCCCATCAAGTGGGAAGGACAAGACGAGGAAGATGGACTACCTTAGATTTGGTTCCCATGTCCTTATTGGGATCAGAGGGCCGAGGGAGGATGCAGTTGAGATAAGGAGATATCTGATGGAATTTTGCGAGAAAACATTTGGTTTAAGGCCAGAGAATTCGGTGGTGGAAATTGAGCACATCACAAGGGGGATCGAATTCTTGGATCACGTGATCGCACGCAGGGTCATCTACCCGACCTTGCGATATACTGCCAGTGGAGGGAACATTGTGAGCGAGAAGGGTGTCGGAACATTATTGTCTGTAACAGCAAGCCTGCAGAGGTGCATAAGGCATTTCAGGAAGCTTGAGCTTGTAAAGGGGGACAGGGACCCTGAGCCATTGCCATGTTCACCGATGCTGTACTCTGGGCAGGCCCACACTAATTCTCAGATGAACAAGTTTCTTGAGACCATGGCTGATTGGTACAGGTATGCAGACAACCGGAAGAAGATTGTAGGATTCTGTGCATATGTTATAAGGAGCTCACTGGCAAAGCTTTACGCGGCAAGGTATAGACTCAAGTCTCGAGCTAAGGTTTACAAGATCGCATCACGTGATCTTAGCCGCCCGTTGAGAGAGAGCACAAGGAACGATGCACCAGAATACTCTGATCTCTTGAGAATGGGACTTGTTGATTTTATTGAGGGTGTACAATTTGCACGCATGTCATCGATTCCATCGTGCGACTACACACCTTTCCCTAGAAACTGGGTACCACACCATGAACTTGTTTTGCGAGAGTATATTAAGCTGCAAGATCCGAAGTTCTTTTGTGAACTTCACAAGACTATCAAACGGCAGGAAATAAATTCACCGCAGGATGATGTATCAAGGATGGTGTGGTACTATAAAGTTTATGGTGTTTATGACGACAAAAGATCCTTAACGAAAGCCAAGGAATTGAGAAATGATGAAGTTGTCAATGGGAACAAGCAACTCCTATTGGATACATAA